One Spirochaeta africana DSM 8902 genomic window carries:
- a CDS encoding acyl-CoA thioesterase/BAAT N-terminal domain-containing protein yields MKAIFIVLAYFYLSGCSTYDLKIDAPDNSRIDEKIILSIHGSESGEKVEVQFQTADNNGDLWQSRATFSANENGIVDFGSAAPQSGSYSGVDPMGMFWSMEPIEDNHQTITYQPPESGMEVDISVQSESGARGRATISRSVGEHSIQIDWVSENGVVGALFSPETDSDTVLPGIILLHGRPASFLYTEPLVLAGHGYRVFAPMYLQPPRARQIAAALELDGLLDLPVTLEARPIEYVQDAIDWLRARPDVASESVAVGGFSAGAELALIAGEYLDGINTIISWNGPGVKSAAFVDDGRRVDESAWSFEGNPLPYLRAGQMDVVETAINNSQRGDSDMDLVTIWEHVSNMVPEQARIQVDKANAPVLLISGKDDLMVKGFVLQEGVNQSLKDIGYDRPHEHLAYQDAGHWFSVPYIPAWVDVGRAASIGRPPGGTMEGNAAAAADSWPNVLKYLQK; encoded by the coding sequence ATGAAAGCAATCTTTATCGTTCTTGCGTATTTTTATTTATCGGGATGTAGTACTTACGATTTGAAAATCGACGCCCCCGACAACTCACGGATTGATGAAAAAATTATTCTCTCAATCCATGGGAGTGAATCCGGTGAAAAAGTCGAGGTACAGTTTCAAACTGCGGATAACAATGGAGATCTCTGGCAGTCAAGGGCGACATTCAGCGCTAATGAAAACGGGATTGTCGATTTTGGCTCCGCGGCCCCTCAGTCAGGCAGTTATTCCGGAGTTGATCCCATGGGGATGTTCTGGTCTATGGAACCGATTGAAGATAATCACCAGACTATAACATACCAACCGCCTGAATCGGGTATGGAAGTAGATATTTCTGTTCAATCTGAATCGGGAGCTAGAGGCAGGGCAACGATTTCTCGCAGTGTAGGCGAACATTCAATCCAGATCGATTGGGTCTCTGAAAATGGTGTGGTTGGAGCCTTGTTTTCACCAGAGACTGACAGTGACACGGTTCTCCCTGGAATAATTCTGCTGCATGGGCGACCGGCATCTTTTCTATACACAGAACCTTTGGTGTTGGCCGGGCATGGCTATCGTGTGTTTGCGCCAATGTATCTGCAGCCACCCCGTGCTCGTCAGATTGCTGCTGCTTTGGAGCTGGATGGATTGTTGGATCTACCGGTAACATTGGAAGCACGCCCGATTGAGTATGTTCAGGATGCTATCGATTGGCTGCGGGCTCGGCCGGATGTAGCATCAGAATCTGTAGCAGTCGGTGGGTTCTCCGCCGGAGCAGAGCTGGCACTCATAGCTGGTGAGTATCTTGATGGCATCAACACCATAATCAGCTGGAATGGCCCAGGGGTAAAGAGTGCTGCCTTTGTTGATGACGGCAGACGTGTAGATGAATCCGCTTGGAGTTTTGAAGGGAATCCCTTACCGTATCTCCGTGCCGGACAGATGGATGTAGTGGAGACCGCTATCAACAATTCTCAGCGTGGTGATTCCGATATGGACTTGGTTACAATATGGGAACATGTTTCGAATATGGTGCCGGAGCAGGCTCGGATACAGGTGGATAAAGCTAATGCGCCGGTGCTGCTTATCTCCGGAAAAGACGACCTTATGGTTAAGGGGTTTGTGCTGCAGGAAGGTGTTAATCAATCCTTGAAGGATATTGGGTACGACAGACCACATGAGCATCTCGCGTATCAGGATGCTGGCCACTGGTTTAGTGTGCCTTATATACCTGCCTGGGTCGATGTAGGTCGTGCTGCTTCGATCGGCCGCCCTCCAGGAGGCACAATGGAAGGAAATGCCGCCGCAGCGGCAGATTCCTGGCCTAATGTTCTTAAATATCTTCAAAAATAA
- a CDS encoding peptidase domain-containing ABC transporter has protein sequence MKVLLQSDSSDCGPACIAMVCRRFGKKISLERARAIAGTDKAGTNLKGIATLAEYVNLDAKVVKGDHDALGPELPVPFIAHIHRKGYHYVVVYKVTRKHIYIADPARGKIKFTYGNFSYYWTGYAVFLSPCDSFKKSKNTDISLFKFIPILQAHKSTIFLTVLVSVVITIFGIAAAQYFRFLIDEVLFIQSRNLLHTISFGVVFIVLLQSVLTAIRSHMLLVFSSKVDISLNLAFFHHVLKLPLSFFDSRKVGEVISRVIETARIREALSTATFTIFFDTMMVVVIGLVLFLHNPILFFLVFAFVPLSSVIVWGFSRPFKRHYQDMFYQIAENRAMLVELVSGMATIKGHTAEQESFNKIEEKFVDSIWPLYKIGVLRNVQQIFTDLIDGWGGKLLFWIGSVLILDGVISLGQLIAFNALLGYFLGPLQNLINLQPSLQEAFVAARRVGEILDLEVEQQEDRALLKPERVIGPIDFRNVYFRYGTKKLVLKDISFHVPAGDSVGIVGPSGSGKSSLIKLLMKFYTPEEGSITIDGADMRDIDSTWLRQKIGYVSQDIFLFHGSIRDNIALGRPDAEFADIVEAAKKAQAHDFIAEMPARYDSELSEQGSSLSGGERQRLAIARALLGQPDIIVFDEATSNLDTFSESELQDTIWRLKDDGVTVFIVAHRLTTVTHCDTILVLDGGEIIERGNHASLVAQGGRYAQLWERHTG, from the coding sequence ATGAAAGTATTGCTACAGAGTGACTCATCGGACTGTGGGCCAGCATGTATTGCGATGGTGTGTCGGCGATTTGGAAAAAAGATATCCTTAGAGAGAGCAAGGGCTATTGCGGGGACTGATAAAGCAGGAACCAATCTTAAAGGTATTGCTACTCTGGCTGAATATGTAAACCTGGATGCCAAAGTAGTGAAGGGTGATCATGATGCTCTTGGACCAGAATTGCCTGTACCTTTTATAGCTCACATTCATCGTAAAGGGTACCACTATGTCGTGGTGTACAAGGTAACTCGCAAACATATATACATTGCGGATCCAGCTCGTGGAAAAATAAAATTTACTTATGGAAATTTTTCTTACTATTGGACCGGGTATGCAGTATTCCTCTCTCCCTGCGATTCTTTTAAAAAATCAAAAAATACTGATATATCACTATTTAAATTCATTCCAATTCTGCAAGCGCATAAAAGTACTATCTTTCTTACAGTGCTGGTATCTGTAGTAATTACTATTTTTGGAATTGCCGCGGCACAATACTTTCGATTTCTTATAGATGAAGTTCTTTTTATTCAGTCTCGAAACTTGTTGCACACAATATCTTTCGGCGTTGTTTTTATCGTTTTATTGCAATCAGTATTGACGGCTATCAGATCACATATGCTGCTTGTTTTTAGTTCAAAAGTTGATATTAGCTTAAATTTAGCTTTTTTTCATCACGTGCTGAAGTTGCCGCTTTCATTTTTTGATTCTAGAAAAGTTGGCGAAGTTATCTCCCGAGTAATTGAAACAGCAAGGATACGCGAAGCACTTTCAACTGCTACGTTTACTATATTCTTTGACACAATGATGGTGGTGGTTATTGGATTGGTTTTGTTTTTACATAACCCAATACTTTTTTTTCTTGTATTTGCCTTTGTTCCTCTATCAAGTGTTATCGTATGGGGCTTCTCTCGACCCTTTAAAAGACATTATCAAGACATGTTTTATCAAATTGCCGAGAACAGAGCAATGTTAGTCGAGCTCGTTTCAGGTATGGCTACCATAAAGGGGCATACTGCCGAGCAAGAAAGTTTTAACAAAATTGAAGAAAAATTTGTAGATTCAATATGGCCATTATATAAAATTGGTGTGCTACGCAATGTTCAGCAAATTTTTACTGATTTAATTGACGGCTGGGGCGGCAAGCTGCTGTTCTGGATCGGCAGTGTGCTGATTCTGGACGGGGTTATCTCGCTGGGACAGCTTATTGCCTTCAACGCCCTGCTTGGCTACTTTCTTGGTCCATTGCAGAACCTCATTAATCTGCAGCCCAGTCTGCAGGAGGCCTTTGTGGCTGCCCGGCGTGTCGGGGAGATTCTCGACCTCGAGGTGGAGCAGCAGGAGGACAGGGCATTACTGAAGCCAGAGCGGGTTATTGGCCCGATCGATTTTCGCAACGTATACTTTCGCTATGGGACCAAAAAGCTGGTATTAAAGGACATATCGTTTCATGTACCGGCTGGAGACTCGGTGGGAATTGTCGGGCCAAGCGGCAGCGGCAAGTCCTCGCTCATCAAGCTGTTAATGAAGTTTTACACCCCGGAGGAGGGCAGTATTACCATCGACGGGGCAGACATGCGGGATATCGACAGCACCTGGCTGCGGCAGAAGATCGGCTATGTCAGTCAGGATATCTTTCTGTTTCACGGATCAATCCGCGATAACATCGCCCTTGGCAGGCCGGATGCCGAGTTTGCCGACATAGTCGAGGCCGCCAAAAAAGCGCAGGCCCATGATTTTATCGCCGAGATGCCGGCACGCTACGACAGCGAACTGTCCGAGCAGGGCTCCAGCCTGTCCGGCGGGGAGCGGCAGCGGTTGGCGATTGCCCGCGCCTTGCTGGGCCAGCCGGATATCATTGTGTTTGATGAGGCTACCAGTAACCTTGATACCTTCAGTGAGTCGGAGCTGCAGGATACCATCTGGCGGCTCAAGGACGACGGGGTGACGGTGTTTATTGTCGCCCACCGGCTGACCACGGTAACCCACTGTGACACCATCCTCGTGCTGGACGGCGGAGAGATAATCGAACGGGGCAATCATGCTTCACTGGTGGCACAGGGCGGGCGCTACGCCCAGCTATGGGAGCGGCATACCGGATGA
- a CDS encoding HlyD family secretion protein: MNFQPVPANKLRHSAVFFSLSVPTGALVFLWVLLLALAGGAVYSVFGSIDEWARGTAMLRPLVEVAEVRNETSGRVSRRPVEHGQHVAAGQTLWVIDTEVIEAEIAGLETEHTRTQQELAEQQAVVASLQAGENQVPPELENASRQVDLLLLEHTRLQLQTEDARRAWQREDQAPTSLRRSDRVEELERSYRMQRLSLDGFLPQELVSRTERIRTLESRLNEIQQSLTASRKRLSESHVVAPVDGTVELVRDFSTGAFVGAGEELMRVVPQLSDRFRLIVEVPEREAAEVSEGQQIVLRFSGFPVAEYGSAYAEVAYVPQDAEQGADGQPVYRVRAELARTYLTDRDGRNFPLRPGMTANARIITRTTPIYRYILRKMDIRT, translated from the coding sequence ATGAACTTTCAACCCGTTCCTGCCAACAAGTTGCGCCACTCGGCGGTCTTTTTCTCACTCTCGGTTCCTACCGGTGCTCTGGTGTTTCTCTGGGTGTTGCTGCTCGCTCTTGCCGGTGGGGCAGTCTATTCAGTGTTCGGCAGCATTGACGAGTGGGCGCGCGGCACGGCCATGCTGCGACCGTTGGTGGAGGTTGCCGAGGTTCGCAACGAGACTTCCGGCCGGGTGAGCAGGCGACCAGTTGAGCATGGCCAGCATGTGGCAGCCGGGCAGACTCTGTGGGTAATTGATACCGAGGTGATCGAGGCCGAGATTGCCGGGCTTGAGACTGAACACACGCGTACGCAACAGGAGCTTGCTGAACAACAGGCAGTTGTTGCAAGCCTGCAGGCAGGCGAGAATCAGGTGCCGCCAGAGCTGGAGAATGCCTCCCGACAGGTTGATCTGCTGTTGCTGGAACACACCAGACTGCAGCTGCAGACCGAAGATGCTCGCCGCGCCTGGCAGCGCGAGGATCAAGCTCCGACTAGTCTGCGCCGCAGCGATCGGGTGGAGGAGCTGGAGCGGAGTTATCGCATGCAGCGGCTGTCCCTGGATGGCTTTCTCCCGCAGGAGCTGGTGTCGCGCACCGAGCGTATTCGTACCCTCGAATCGCGACTCAATGAGATCCAGCAGTCTCTGACAGCTTCACGCAAGCGATTGTCAGAATCGCATGTTGTTGCTCCAGTAGACGGTACAGTCGAGCTGGTGCGGGATTTCTCGACAGGAGCTTTTGTTGGAGCGGGCGAGGAGCTGATGCGTGTAGTGCCGCAGCTGTCTGATCGCTTTCGGCTCATCGTAGAGGTACCCGAGCGCGAGGCTGCCGAGGTTTCGGAAGGGCAGCAGATTGTGCTGCGGTTCTCCGGCTTCCCGGTTGCCGAGTACGGTTCGGCCTATGCCGAGGTTGCCTATGTGCCGCAGGATGCCGAGCAGGGTGCAGATGGACAGCCGGTGTACCGGGTACGTGCCGAGCTTGCACGCACCTATCTGACCGACCGCGACGGGCGAAACTTTCCCCTGCGACCCGGGATGACCGCTAATGCGCGGATCATCACCAGAACCACCCCGATCTACCGCTATATCCTGCGTAAAATGGATATCCGCACATGA
- a CDS encoding TolC family protein → MISRLVPAALLGCLVSLSVTGLENSLEQLLVGSQRLEETRLQREIARIGADEIGVDRLPELYLQAPSAYRIDIPPEGDHSWQAQLGVRQQLPFGIASDVSWQHGLRHRESEFIEATEFSDEEKIPGGFMHSLSAEAGLTVPLYVSRYWNLPSVQRTTAHDRAAAAHTRDRTRLIREFLADWFSLYRNYLEVKQARQHEVFALSAVELQEQLIERGERAVHTLWEYQRSAHEAERERIQREHAYDRATEQMHVRHGIEFPENPELPDSRFSWQYYGISPLYPTEHRVMQLDSKTEELSYQRSRQGSAPRLSLSFSLAGPTQETAGDIREGFTDQFGDWDDWSPSLSVGFSLSSRDVQSAARDSQRHRLSAHLTVLETSHRLQQHETDINHLITLRDNYARLYQRESEAVQNMQRYYSDVLQQHERGEIDTRTLQEIQLSLSDMQTALSLTESHLQETRLELELLAGGPIDR, encoded by the coding sequence ATGATCTCGCGCCTGGTACCTGCTGCACTTCTTGGATGCCTCGTCTCATTGTCCGTGACCGGACTGGAAAACAGCCTTGAGCAGCTGTTGGTCGGTTCGCAACGCCTGGAGGAAACCCGGTTGCAGCGCGAGATCGCCCGCATCGGGGCTGACGAAATCGGTGTCGACCGGCTGCCGGAGCTGTATCTGCAGGCACCCTCTGCGTACAGAATCGACATCCCTCCGGAAGGAGATCACTCCTGGCAGGCACAGCTTGGTGTTCGCCAGCAGCTGCCCTTTGGTATCGCAAGCGATGTCAGTTGGCAGCATGGGCTGCGGCACCGTGAGTCGGAATTCATCGAGGCCACTGAGTTCAGCGATGAAGAGAAAATCCCCGGAGGGTTTATGCACTCACTGTCGGCAGAGGCAGGACTCACGGTTCCTTTGTATGTCAGCCGCTACTGGAATCTTCCTTCCGTGCAGCGGACCACGGCACATGACCGCGCAGCAGCAGCACACACTCGCGACCGTACCCGACTCATACGGGAATTCCTGGCTGACTGGTTTTCACTGTATCGAAATTATTTAGAAGTCAAGCAAGCCCGCCAGCACGAGGTGTTTGCCCTTTCTGCCGTGGAACTGCAAGAGCAGCTTATTGAACGCGGCGAACGAGCTGTGCATACCTTGTGGGAGTATCAGCGATCTGCGCATGAAGCAGAGCGTGAGCGTATACAGCGTGAGCATGCCTATGATCGCGCCACTGAACAGATGCACGTGCGACATGGCATTGAGTTCCCTGAAAATCCCGAACTGCCCGACTCCCGGTTCTCGTGGCAGTACTATGGCATCTCCCCTTTGTACCCAACCGAACACAGAGTAATGCAGCTGGACAGTAAGACAGAAGAACTGTCGTACCAGCGTTCACGGCAAGGTTCTGCTCCCCGGCTGTCTCTTTCTTTCTCGCTTGCCGGACCAACGCAGGAAACTGCCGGTGACATACGCGAAGGGTTTACCGATCAATTCGGCGATTGGGATGACTGGAGCCCGTCATTGTCTGTCGGTTTTTCACTGTCAAGCAGGGATGTGCAGTCGGCTGCCCGTGACAGCCAACGCCACCGCCTGTCGGCACATCTGACTGTACTGGAAACCAGCCATCGCCTGCAGCAGCACGAGACTGATATTAATCATCTGATCACACTGCGAGACAACTACGCCCGACTGTATCAGCGGGAATCCGAGGCAGTGCAGAATATGCAGCGTTACTATAGCGATGTCCTTCAGCAGCACGAACGCGGCGAGATCGACACCCGCACACTGCAGGAAATACAGCTGTCCCTGTCCGACATGCAAACCGCGCTCAGCCTAACCGAATCTCATCTGCAGGAAACCCGGCTGGAACTGGAGTTGTTGGCAGGTGGGCCTATAGACAGATAA
- a CDS encoding nucleotidyltransferase domain-containing protein, whose amino-acid sequence MVTEQTMSDIVTTILNLTSPKKVILFGSYARKTMLADSDIDLMVIVSDDVADVRSLTADLHIALSRIVDVPCDLLVERESVFVARGALPTLEHTILQEGYTLYAA is encoded by the coding sequence ATGGTAACCGAACAGACAATGTCGGACATAGTAACTACCATTCTGAATCTGACTTCACCAAAGAAAGTAATTCTGTTTGGCAGTTACGCCAGAAAAACCATGTTGGCCGATAGTGATATCGACTTGATGGTCATCGTGTCTGATGACGTAGCTGACGTTCGATCATTGACAGCCGATCTACACATCGCACTGAGCCGTATTGTCGATGTACCATGTGACCTCCTGGTCGAGCGGGAGTCAGTTTTTGTGGCACGTGGAGCTCTACCTACTCTGGAACATACAATTTTGCAGGAGGGCTATACCCTGTATGCAGCTTAA
- a CDS encoding HEPN domain-containing protein, producing MQLKNLVGEWQEKSRNDILSARFLVNMRPMPVEVIGFHAQQAVEKLFKAVLVLHSISPQR from the coding sequence ATGCAGCTTAAAAACCTGGTGGGTGAATGGCAGGAGAAGTCCAGGAATGATATCCTTTCTGCGCGGTTCCTGGTCAATATGCGGCCGATGCCTGTTGAGGTTATCGGCTTCCATGCTCAGCAGGCAGTAGAAAAGCTTTTCAAAGCAGTATTGGTTTTGCACTCAATCAGTCCACAAAGATAG
- a CDS encoding IS256 family transposase, translated as MAPLKATADFEKLLSRFIGEQDPLLEMLKWMTEQLMRIEAENKAGAVKGKHVANRTTHFSGSRVRRFDTRLGTMYLVVPKLRKGGYIPFFVTEKKRSEQALLQVVQEAFINGVSTRKIDRLAKELGIESISASQVSEINKGLDEQVQQFRNRELDSEYPVIWIDALYEKIRHGQRVQNEAVMVVCGLNSAGEREILAIEPMETESEETYADLFQRLKQRGLKHVWLVVSDAHQGLKNAIRSEFVGACWQRCKVHFMRNVLAKVRSKHKEQFAERLKHIWLQPDQATARKYAKQLMDDWEDSCSDAVEILDSGLDDSLQFYAFAKIDARKISSTNMLERLNKEIRRRSKVVGVFPSRESYIRMVTCYLIEYTEDWTTGRSYIKKESLDEQKEFILRTVA; from the coding sequence ATGGCCCCACTCAAAGCTACCGCAGATTTCGAGAAACTTCTATCCCGTTTCATAGGTGAACAGGATCCTCTGCTTGAAATGCTCAAATGGATGACCGAACAGCTCATGCGCATTGAAGCTGAAAATAAAGCCGGTGCCGTGAAAGGCAAGCATGTCGCAAATCGGACGACTCATTTCAGCGGTTCTCGTGTCAGAAGATTCGATACCCGTCTGGGCACCATGTACCTCGTCGTTCCAAAGCTGCGCAAGGGCGGGTACATTCCCTTTTTTGTAACCGAGAAGAAACGCTCGGAACAAGCACTCCTACAGGTAGTGCAGGAAGCATTTATCAATGGTGTTTCTACCCGTAAGATCGATCGCCTCGCCAAGGAGCTGGGGATTGAATCCATATCGGCCAGCCAGGTCTCTGAAATTAATAAGGGGCTGGATGAACAGGTTCAGCAATTTCGCAACCGAGAGCTGGATTCAGAATATCCAGTTATCTGGATTGATGCACTGTATGAAAAGATACGCCATGGCCAGAGAGTGCAGAATGAAGCAGTGATGGTGGTCTGTGGCCTTAATTCTGCTGGAGAGCGCGAAATACTTGCTATAGAGCCCATGGAAACTGAATCAGAGGAAACATACGCCGACCTGTTTCAGCGCTTAAAACAGCGCGGTCTCAAGCATGTATGGCTTGTGGTATCAGATGCACACCAGGGATTGAAAAATGCAATCCGATCAGAATTTGTCGGCGCATGTTGGCAACGGTGTAAAGTGCATTTCATGCGGAATGTCCTCGCCAAAGTACGCAGCAAACACAAGGAACAATTTGCAGAGCGATTAAAGCACATCTGGCTGCAGCCAGATCAAGCTACCGCGCGAAAATACGCCAAGCAGCTTATGGATGACTGGGAAGACTCTTGCTCTGATGCAGTCGAAATCCTGGATTCCGGACTTGATGACTCACTGCAGTTCTATGCCTTTGCAAAAATCGATGCACGGAAAATCTCCTCCACCAATATGCTGGAGCGATTGAACAAAGAAATCCGTCGACGATCAAAGGTGGTTGGCGTCTTTCCGTCCAGGGAGTCATACATCAGAATGGTCACCTGCTATCTGATAGAATACACCGAAGACTGGACAACCGGCAGATCGTACATTAAAAAGGAATCACTGGATGAACAGAAAGAATTCATCCTGAGAACGGTTGCGTAA
- a CDS encoding InlB B-repeat-containing protein, whose product MKKTKIGVMFASILFVLFWLISCSNPLGNDGSTGGSSATTGTDAGGGSVASVTISFVLDTDTGDGFTLSTNHSAPVPITVAAGAPVRLTQGIGFTAEAVGAGPGGSSVTFHASGWSTESYSSQFQKIMNPGGPAPSGPGYYLPGFEASFSEDTTLYMRWLPALDNIAAQVTFVEPGSGTATVTGPVLHLRDVLPFERTAYFQDAVPAPWSVNPNERVWEWESETVSYSRTANNPPAGTPAVWQFAFNNITEYNNAIASASAGKRPVSISYTPREVYTITFDPNGGAMPGSAVTRDAFEGITIASNLGWWNMSSATQLPEPTRGDLIFGGDWFFAPDYVGDDWFSNPTANTTLYARWQAEITFDGNGGGAPAPVLTNVTPAGVAVVTEAPAISTSRPQHDVFGGWFTEQGPGPEYVVSHKVSTGENSQDPFTIDSVTGPLTLYAGWIPKYEIGEVLPDNQGIIFHILGGSEPQRTRAHTNALEDAGFAAGNTGWRFLAVAPVEEPEDTVQAPNFNPGWLASGVDPNLVFTTDPGEGNAAHGKFDLLKTFDVLGGGRPSTAEVVAWADGGESVARQARESDIGGLKPGTITDLNAVWYLPSAAELIEIANARTSAGTSVWEIAGMRFGTGNTRRYWTSTTYNGGYGQGSMDSNAFTVHLPDATSTPQVETFSRSTNGTNTPRVRPVRRF is encoded by the coding sequence TTGAAAAAGACCAAGATCGGCGTAATGTTTGCATCCATACTTTTCGTATTGTTCTGGCTCATAAGCTGCAGCAATCCCCTGGGTAATGATGGTTCTACTGGAGGTTCTTCAGCAACTACCGGCACAGATGCCGGGGGTGGCTCAGTCGCGTCCGTTACCATCAGCTTCGTGCTGGATACGGATACGGGCGATGGCTTCACCCTGTCTACGAACCACTCAGCCCCGGTACCGATTACCGTGGCTGCTGGTGCTCCGGTGCGCTTGACCCAGGGGATCGGATTTACCGCCGAGGCAGTAGGGGCAGGCCCTGGCGGGAGTTCGGTGACCTTCCACGCATCGGGCTGGTCAACCGAATCCTATAGTAGCCAGTTCCAGAAGATTATGAATCCCGGGGGACCGGCGCCGTCCGGCCCAGGCTATTATCTGCCAGGCTTCGAGGCAAGCTTTTCCGAAGACACCACGCTCTATATGCGATGGCTGCCGGCGTTAGACAATATTGCAGCGCAGGTGACCTTTGTCGAGCCAGGAAGCGGCACAGCGACCGTGACCGGACCCGTTTTGCACCTTCGTGACGTACTTCCATTTGAGCGCACGGCCTATTTTCAGGATGCCGTTCCGGCTCCGTGGAGTGTCAACCCAAACGAGCGCGTTTGGGAATGGGAAAGTGAAACGGTTTCCTACTCACGAACTGCCAATAACCCGCCTGCCGGTACCCCTGCAGTGTGGCAGTTTGCGTTCAACAATATAACGGAATATAACAACGCTATAGCTTCTGCTTCTGCAGGCAAGCGCCCAGTGAGCATTAGCTACACACCACGGGAAGTGTACACCATTACCTTCGATCCCAACGGTGGAGCCATGCCCGGTAGTGCAGTCACTCGCGATGCATTTGAGGGCATAACTATTGCCAGTAATCTTGGCTGGTGGAACATGAGCAGCGCGACACAGCTGCCTGAACCCACACGGGGTGATCTGATTTTCGGTGGCGACTGGTTCTTTGCCCCAGACTACGTTGGCGACGATTGGTTTAGCAACCCGACAGCAAATACCACACTGTACGCTCGGTGGCAGGCGGAAATTACCTTCGATGGTAATGGAGGGGGTGCACCTGCGCCGGTACTTACCAATGTGACCCCCGCTGGCGTAGCTGTGGTTACCGAGGCCCCGGCGATAAGTACCTCTCGCCCTCAACACGATGTTTTTGGTGGTTGGTTTACCGAGCAGGGTCCTGGTCCGGAATACGTTGTCTCGCACAAGGTTTCCACAGGAGAAAACAGCCAGGATCCATTTACCATTGACTCTGTGACGGGACCCCTGACCCTGTATGCCGGCTGGATTCCGAAGTATGAAATTGGTGAAGTACTGCCAGACAATCAAGGTATTATCTTCCATATCCTTGGGGGCAGTGAGCCGCAGAGAACACGTGCTCACACGAATGCACTTGAGGACGCCGGTTTCGCGGCAGGCAACACTGGCTGGCGTTTTCTGGCGGTGGCACCAGTCGAAGAACCTGAGGATACGGTCCAGGCACCAAATTTTAATCCGGGTTGGTTAGCATCAGGAGTAGACCCGAATCTCGTCTTTACGACCGATCCAGGAGAAGGTAATGCCGCCCATGGAAAGTTCGACCTCCTGAAGACTTTCGATGTGTTAGGGGGTGGCCGACCTTCCACGGCAGAAGTTGTCGCCTGGGCAGATGGCGGCGAATCGGTAGCACGGCAAGCCCGAGAATCAGACATCGGGGGACTCAAGCCAGGCACTATTACAGATCTCAATGCGGTCTGGTACTTGCCGTCAGCGGCTGAGTTGATCGAGATAGCCAATGCTCGCACTTCTGCAGGAACATCCGTTTGGGAAATCGCCGGAATGAGATTCGGCACAGGCAATACTCGCAGATACTGGACTTCAACTACGTATAATGGAGGATATGGTCAGGGAAGCATGGACAGTAACGCTTTCACCGTTCATTTGCCTGACGCAACGTCAACACCCCAGGTTGAGACCTTCTCGCGAAGCACGAATGGTACGAATACTCCCCGTGTCCGCCCGGTCCGCCGCTTCTAA